In Pseudomonadales bacterium, a single window of DNA contains:
- the nuoL gene encoding NADH-quinone oxidoreductase subunit L, producing MSLLSITFIAPLAGYLLLAFSRNRLGENATAAIGAGTVGISALATALLALDFGQPRVETLWTWMVVDDFSASIRLHLDGLSLTMLGVVTGVSFLIHVFASWYMRGEEGYSRFFAYMNLFVASMVLLVLADNLLLLYLGWEGVGLCSYLLIGFYYGAVANNDAAMKAFLVTRIGDVFLAIGLFILVTTFGTLDISELLARAPQRFASGDALPTLVALLLLGGAVGKSAQLPLQTWLPDAMAGPTPVSALIHAATMVTAGVYLIARMHGLFTLAPDALALVGNVGAITLLIASVCALAQTDIKRVLAYSTMAQIGYMFLALGAGAWSAAIFHLMTHAFFKALLFLTAGAVIVACHHEQDIRKMGGLRRQLPFEYACFLVGGLALCALPFVTAGFYSKDAILWSAYAAGNMHLVTAGMVGALLTSVYTFRLIFTVFHGQEQLHVHQRPGLARVVPLAILLVLSTALGGLIRLPLADVLPLSPGEDGGSGKHFVEALSAGTGIVGIALAAWLFLGRRELVNRIAATAPGRFIAHWWLNAFGFDALYDRLIVRPFRFLAREERRDGLDMTVGLLPLAVRVANRATVTPQTGRLRWYIASIALGALAMLAVVMINLH from the coding sequence ATGAGCCTGCTCAGCATCACTTTCATCGCTCCCCTGGCCGGTTACCTGCTGCTCGCGTTCTCGCGTAACAGGCTCGGCGAGAACGCCACGGCAGCGATCGGCGCCGGAACGGTCGGTATCTCGGCGCTCGCGACCGCCCTGCTCGCGCTCGACTTCGGACAACCACGCGTGGAGACGCTGTGGACCTGGATGGTGGTGGACGACTTCAGTGCCAGCATCCGGCTGCATCTGGACGGGCTGTCACTGACGATGCTCGGCGTGGTCACCGGCGTGAGCTTCCTGATCCACGTCTTCGCGTCGTGGTACATGCGCGGCGAGGAGGGTTACTCGCGCTTCTTCGCGTACATGAACCTGTTCGTCGCCAGCATGGTGCTGCTGGTGCTCGCGGACAACCTGCTGCTGCTGTATCTCGGCTGGGAAGGCGTAGGACTGTGCTCGTACCTGCTGATCGGCTTCTACTACGGTGCCGTGGCGAACAACGATGCGGCGATGAAGGCCTTCCTGGTCACCCGCATCGGCGATGTGTTCCTCGCGATCGGACTCTTCATCCTGGTCACCACGTTCGGCACGCTCGACATCAGCGAACTGCTGGCCCGCGCTCCGCAGCGTTTCGCCAGCGGCGATGCGCTACCGACGCTGGTTGCACTGCTGCTGCTCGGAGGTGCCGTCGGCAAGTCGGCGCAGCTCCCGCTGCAGACCTGGCTCCCCGACGCGATGGCCGGTCCCACGCCGGTCTCTGCACTGATCCACGCCGCCACGATGGTCACCGCCGGCGTGTACCTGATCGCGCGCATGCACGGGCTGTTCACGCTCGCACCCGATGCGCTCGCACTGGTCGGCAATGTGGGTGCGATCACGCTGCTGATCGCCAGCGTGTGTGCACTGGCGCAGACCGATATCAAGCGCGTACTCGCCTATTCGACCATGGCGCAGATCGGCTACATGTTTCTCGCACTCGGCGCCGGAGCCTGGAGCGCGGCGATCTTTCACCTGATGACACACGCCTTCTTCAAGGCCCTGCTGTTCCTCACCGCCGGAGCGGTGATCGTCGCCTGCCACCATGAGCAGGACATCCGCAAGATGGGTGGACTGCGCCGGCAGTTGCCATTCGAGTACGCGTGCTTCCTGGTCGGCGGGTTGGCGCTGTGCGCACTGCCGTTCGTGACGGCAGGGTTCTACTCCAAGGACGCAATCCTGTGGTCGGCCTACGCCGCCGGCAACATGCATCTGGTCACCGCGGGCATGGTGGGTGCACTGCTCACTTCGGTCTACACATTCCGCCTGATCTTCACCGTGTTCCACGGGCAGGAGCAGCTCCACGTGCATCAGCGCCCGGGACTGGCCCGTGTCGTGCCACTCGCGATCCTGCTCGTGCTTTCGACCGCCCTCGGCGGACTGATCAGGCTGCCTCTCGCCGACGTGCTGCCGCTCTCGCCCGGCGAGGACGGCGGCTCTGGCAAGCACTTCGTCGAAGCACTGTCGGCCGGGACCGGGATCGTCGGCATCGCGCTCGCGGCATGGCTGTTCCTCGGCCGACGTGAACTCGTGAACCGGATCGCGGCAACTGCCCCGGGACGCTTCATCGCCCACTGGTGGCTGAACGCCTTCGGCTTCGACGCGCTGTACGACCGGCTGATCGTGCGCCCGTTCCGCTTCCTCGCGCGCGAGGAACGTCGCGACGGGCTCGACATGACGGTCGGCCTGTTGCCGCTCGCCGTGCGCGTGGCGAATCGCGCCACTGTAACGCCGCAAACTGGCAGGCTGCGCTGGTATATCGCCTCGATCGCGCTCGGCGCGCTGGCGATGCTGGCCGTAGTCATGATCAACCTGCACTAG
- the nuoM gene encoding NADH-quinone oxidoreductase subunit M, producing MLLAWLILIPILAGLLCWQTDGYGNTPRWIALIAMTVVTALAVNLWLTGDYHLGANVLDAPQWQMQFRMEWIPTLGIDIHLGVDGMSLALIVLTGFLGVLSVLCSWSEIRRNTGFFHLNLLWILGGVIGVFLALDLFLFFLFWEMMLVPMYFLIALWGHRAASSKSRISAATKFFIYTQASGLLMLLSILGLAFAHFDTTGVLSFNYEVLRGTQLAPTVEYLLMLGFFVAFAVKLPIVPLHGWLPDAHSQAPTAGSVDLAGLLLKTAAYGMLRFALPFFPHASAEFAPIATWLGITGIIYGAVLAFAQTDIKRLVAYTSISHMGFVLIGIYAGSAMAIKGAVVQMIAHGLSASALFILCGQLYERLHTRDMRQMGGLWSRMPFLPPMLMFFAMASLGLPGTGNFVGEFLILAGSYATVPVAVVVAAAGLVLAAAYSLAMVHRSMFGPARSAAAIRAPGARETAMLLTLAAAIVWLGLNPQPVLDLSERSVALVREYYAPHLKVTGAAVP from the coding sequence ATGCTGCTCGCCTGGCTGATCCTGATTCCGATTCTCGCCGGACTGCTGTGCTGGCAGACCGACGGCTACGGCAACACGCCACGCTGGATCGCGCTGATCGCGATGACAGTGGTCACCGCACTGGCTGTCAATCTGTGGCTCACCGGCGACTACCACCTCGGCGCGAACGTGCTCGACGCACCCCAGTGGCAGATGCAGTTCCGCATGGAGTGGATCCCGACGCTCGGCATCGACATCCACCTGGGCGTCGACGGAATGTCGCTTGCGCTGATCGTGCTGACCGGTTTCCTCGGCGTGCTGTCGGTACTGTGTTCGTGGAGCGAGATCCGCCGCAACACCGGTTTCTTCCACCTGAACCTGCTGTGGATCCTCGGCGGTGTGATCGGTGTATTCCTGGCGCTCGACCTGTTCCTGTTCTTCCTGTTCTGGGAAATGATGCTGGTACCGATGTACTTCCTGATCGCGCTGTGGGGACATCGCGCGGCGAGCAGCAAATCGCGTATCTCGGCTGCAACGAAGTTCTTCATCTATACGCAGGCGTCGGGGCTGCTGATGCTGCTGTCGATACTGGGACTCGCATTCGCGCACTTCGACACCACCGGTGTGCTCAGCTTCAACTACGAAGTCCTGCGTGGAACGCAACTCGCCCCCACCGTCGAATATCTGCTGATGCTCGGCTTCTTCGTCGCATTCGCGGTCAAGCTGCCGATCGTGCCCCTGCACGGCTGGCTGCCCGATGCACACTCACAGGCTCCCACCGCGGGTTCGGTCGACCTTGCCGGACTGCTGCTGAAGACGGCCGCCTACGGCATGCTGCGCTTCGCGCTGCCGTTCTTTCCGCACGCCTCAGCCGAATTTGCACCGATCGCAACCTGGCTTGGCATCACTGGCATCATCTACGGCGCGGTGCTCGCGTTTGCACAGACCGATATCAAACGCCTGGTCGCCTACACCTCGATCTCGCACATGGGCTTCGTACTGATCGGTATCTACGCCGGCAGTGCGATGGCAATCAAGGGCGCGGTGGTGCAGATGATCGCGCACGGCCTGTCCGCATCGGCACTGTTCATCCTGTGCGGTCAACTCTACGAGCGACTGCATACGCGCGACATGCGCCAGATGGGCGGACTGTGGTCGCGGATGCCGTTCCTGCCACCGATGCTGATGTTCTTCGCGATGGCCTCGCTCGGGCTGCCCGGCACCGGCAATTTCGTCGGTGAATTCCTGATCCTTGCCGGCAGCTACGCAACGGTTCCGGTGGCGGTCGTGGTTGCAGCGGCCGGACTCGTGCTCGCCGCGGCGTACTCACTGGCGATGGTGCATCGCAGCATGTTCGGTCCGGCACGCTCCGCGGCGGCGATTCGCGCCCCCGGCGCCCGTGAAACGGCCATGCTGCTGACGCTGGCTGCCGCGATCGTCTGGCTGGGGCTGAACCCGCAGCCCGTGCTCGATCTGTCCGAACGTTCCGTCGCCCTGGTGCGCGAGTACTACGCGCCACATTTGAAAGTCACAGGAGCCGCCGTGCCATGA
- the nuoN gene encoding NADH-quinone oxidoreductase subunit NuoN, protein MTIGSTELLALAPLLVTVTTAVAVMLSIAWRRNHFLSATLTVVGLNVALLVTLLTRYSLPLEMPITALMQHDGLSLFGTATVLISTLGCATLAHAYLEGLQDNRDELYLMLLIATCGAIVLVGANHMATFLIGLELISLPLYGLIGYIYRDRRSLEAAIKYLVLSAAASTLLLFGMALIYAQTGTLAFTALAQSVHAGEPLLVTGLALMLAGIAFKLSLAPFHLWTPDVYHGAPAPIGAFLATVAKIAVILVLLRWWQRLGLGQMALPTALLGGLAVLSILAGNLLALFQGNVKRLLGYSSIAHFGYALIAIVAGSTIGDDALRVYLLTYMAAALGAFGALTLLSSPYRGDDAQGLADLRGLFWQRPYLAAVMTVAMLSLAGIPLTAGFVAKFYVAAAGVAGNLWGLVAALVTGSAIGIYFYLRVVVTMFLAVPGRRRLDAERNWSERSGGIMTVLLSLFTLAVGIYPQPLLDLLP, encoded by the coding sequence ATGACGATCGGATCCACCGAACTCCTCGCGCTCGCGCCGCTGCTGGTGACGGTGACGACCGCGGTCGCGGTGATGCTGTCGATCGCGTGGCGTCGCAACCACTTCCTGAGTGCGACGCTGACTGTGGTCGGGTTGAACGTTGCCCTGCTGGTCACGCTTCTCACCCGCTACTCGCTGCCGCTCGAGATGCCGATCACGGCCCTGATGCAACACGATGGGCTGTCGCTGTTCGGCACTGCAACCGTGCTGATATCGACACTCGGCTGTGCAACGCTGGCGCATGCCTACCTCGAGGGTCTGCAGGACAACCGCGACGAGCTCTACCTGATGCTGCTGATCGCCACCTGCGGGGCAATCGTGCTCGTCGGTGCGAACCACATGGCGACGTTCCTGATCGGCCTCGAGCTGATCTCGCTGCCGCTGTACGGCCTGATCGGCTACATCTATCGCGACCGCCGCTCACTGGAGGCTGCGATCAAGTACCTCGTGCTGTCCGCAGCCGCTTCGACCCTGCTGCTGTTCGGCATGGCGTTGATCTATGCGCAGACGGGCACGCTCGCATTCACTGCGCTCGCCCAATCCGTCCATGCAGGCGAGCCGCTGCTGGTTACCGGGCTTGCACTGATGCTGGCGGGCATTGCGTTCAAACTCTCGCTGGCGCCGTTCCACCTGTGGACCCCCGACGTCTATCACGGCGCTCCGGCGCCGATCGGTGCCTTCCTCGCCACCGTGGCGAAGATAGCAGTGATACTGGTACTGCTGCGCTGGTGGCAACGGCTGGGGCTGGGGCAGATGGCGTTGCCAACGGCACTGCTCGGCGGACTGGCGGTGCTGTCGATCCTCGCCGGCAACCTGCTGGCTCTGTTCCAGGGCAACGTGAAGCGGCTGCTGGGTTATTCGTCGATCGCGCATTTCGGCTATGCACTGATCGCGATCGTCGCCGGCAGCACGATCGGCGACGACGCCTTGCGCGTCTACCTGCTGACCTATATGGCAGCCGCACTCGGGGCCTTCGGTGCGCTCACCCTGCTCTCATCACCGTACCGCGGTGACGATGCACAGGGGCTGGCGGACCTGCGTGGCCTGTTCTGGCAGCGTCCCTACCTGGCGGCGGTCATGACCGTAGCGATGCTCTCGCTCGCCGGCATTCCGCTGACCGCGGGCTTTGTCGCGAAGTTCTACGTCGCCGCGGCCGGTGTCGCCGGAAATCTGTGGGGCCTGGTGGCTGCACTGGTCACCGGCAGCGCGATAGGCATCTATTTCTACCTGCGCGTGGTGGTGACGATGTTCCTCGCCGTGCCAGGCCGGCGTCGCCTCGACGCCGAACGCAACTGGAGTGAACGCTCCGGCGGCATCATGACGGTGCTGCTGTCGCTGTTCACGCTGGCGGTGGGAATCTACCCGCAGCCGCTGCTCGATCTGCTGCCCTGA
- a CDS encoding CBS domain-containing protein: MATVNHILEKKARGVKTIEASMTVYAAVTLLSTYQIGALVVVEGGAPVGIFSERDYARKGIIRGRKADVTLVRDLMSSPLITVTPGHSIEECMRLMTERRIRHLPVLDVGGLAGIVTIGDVVMHMISRQQSTIEQLEGYITGRF; this comes from the coding sequence ATGGCGACCGTGAACCACATCCTCGAGAAGAAGGCGCGTGGCGTGAAGACGATCGAGGCGTCGATGACGGTCTACGCTGCGGTCACCCTGCTGTCGACGTACCAGATCGGTGCACTGGTCGTCGTTGAAGGGGGAGCGCCGGTTGGTATCTTTTCCGAGCGCGACTATGCCCGCAAGGGCATCATCCGCGGTCGCAAGGCCGACGTCACGCTGGTTCGCGACCTGATGTCGTCACCGTTGATCACGGTGACTCCCGGTCATTCGATCGAGGAGTGCATGCGACTGATGACCGAGCGGCGTATCCGCCACCTGCCGGTGCTCGATGTGGGTGGGCTGGCCGGTATCGTGACCATCGGCGACGTGGTCATGCACATGATCTCGCGCCAGCAGAGCACGATCGAACAGCTAGAAGGCTACATCACCGGACGGTTCTGA
- a CDS encoding thiamine pyrophosphate-binding protein gives MNTMSLGERIADLLVAEGVDRFFSLPEVTFGKLHDALDRRGVPLIAPHHEAVAGYMAEAYAQMTGQIGVCGGSVGPGTMNLYTAMAHSREENLPVLYLGSERTLRARNSPRRNKFQVPPNLDVARQVTKYAAIVEDALDVDAIFHEAFRHLRSGTPGPVYIGLPFDLLLEDAAFGPLLAPEHYRPASLVDTVTDADIGKAVSMLRGARRPLVIGGSGIRLARSQRDFASLVEACGCPVMLTVGGRGVLPDTHPQLFDLGVGPGQDIAREADVIFVVGASISEKLGFGGNPYFTGQQGFPDYFGVPGTQKWIQLERDPLVIGRNRPIDLALLGDLRFALPRLAAAIERDGKLAGADRVGGLQAQRTQYCRQLGESLARDGKPIHPARAVLEVQKCLPKDVVMVRDGGAISVWQKELLCHPLSENLMAMKQGMLGTGLPYAMAAALATRKDGRRVCLITGDGSFGFYAMELETAVRYGLPIVIVVAYDGGWALEVPYYLHVVGRTFEVDHEFIRLDEWARTMGAHGEFCDSPDQIAPAVQRAFDTGRPALVQIVTDRQASAFEMPNTHLWTRWHADRSVYQS, from the coding sequence ATGAACACGATGTCGCTGGGTGAGCGTATTGCCGATCTGCTGGTGGCTGAGGGCGTCGACCGTTTCTTCTCGCTGCCCGAAGTGACCTTCGGCAAGTTGCACGACGCGCTCGATCGCCGCGGCGTGCCGCTGATCGCACCGCACCATGAGGCCGTGGCGGGTTATATGGCCGAGGCCTACGCACAGATGACCGGACAGATCGGCGTCTGCGGCGGTTCGGTCGGTCCCGGCACCATGAATCTCTACACGGCAATGGCGCACTCGCGGGAGGAAAACCTGCCCGTGCTTTACCTTGGCTCCGAGCGCACGCTGCGGGCGCGCAACTCGCCGCGTCGAAACAAGTTCCAGGTGCCGCCGAATCTCGACGTCGCACGCCAGGTCACGAAATATGCGGCAATCGTCGAAGATGCGCTGGATGTCGATGCGATCTTCCACGAAGCCTTTCGCCACCTGCGCAGCGGCACACCCGGGCCGGTCTATATCGGTCTGCCTTTCGACCTGCTGCTCGAAGACGCAGCGTTCGGACCGCTCCTCGCCCCCGAACACTACCGGCCCGCGAGCCTTGTCGATACCGTGACCGATGCCGATATCGGGAAGGCCGTGTCCATGCTGCGCGGCGCACGCCGGCCACTCGTCATCGGCGGTTCCGGGATCCGGCTGGCGCGCTCGCAGCGTGACTTTGCCAGCCTGGTCGAAGCCTGCGGCTGCCCGGTGATGCTGACGGTCGGCGGTCGCGGGGTGTTGCCCGATACGCATCCGCAGCTCTTCGATCTCGGGGTCGGTCCGGGCCAGGACATCGCGCGCGAGGCAGACGTGATTTTCGTCGTCGGCGCATCCATCAGCGAGAAACTCGGCTTCGGCGGTAACCCCTATTTCACCGGCCAGCAGGGCTTCCCGGACTATTTCGGCGTTCCGGGCACGCAGAAGTGGATCCAGCTCGAACGCGATCCGCTGGTGATCGGACGCAACCGCCCGATCGATCTGGCGCTGCTGGGCGATCTGCGTTTCGCACTGCCGCGCCTGGCTGCGGCAATCGAGCGTGATGGCAAGCTCGCTGGCGCCGATAGGGTAGGGGGCCTGCAGGCGCAACGCACGCAGTACTGCCGGCAACTGGGCGAATCACTGGCGCGTGATGGCAAGCCGATCCACCCGGCACGTGCCGTGCTCGAGGTGCAGAAGTGCTTGCCGAAGGATGTCGTGATGGTGCGCGATGGTGGTGCGATCAGCGTCTGGCAGAAGGAGCTGCTGTGTCATCCGCTCAGCGAGAATCTGATGGCGATGAAGCAGGGGATGCTCGGTACGGGTCTGCCCTACGCCATGGCCGCAGCGCTCGCGACACGCAAGGACGGACGCAGGGTGTGCCTGATCACGGGTGATGGTTCGTTTGGTTTCTACGCCATGGAACTCGAAACTGCCGTGCGCTACGGCTTGCCGATCGTCATCGTGGTCGCCTACGACGGTGGCTGGGCGCTCGAGGTGCCCTATTACCTGCATGTCGTTGGACGCACCTTCGAGGTGGACCATGAGTTCATCCGCCTTGACGAGTGGGCGAGGACGATGGGGGCACATGGCGAATTCTGCGATTCACCGGACCAGATCGCACCCGCCGTGCAGCGTGCGTTCGACACGGGCAGGCCAGCGCTGGTACAGATCGTGACGGACCGGCAAGCGTCAGCCTTCGAGATGCCGAATACGCATCTGTGGACACGCTGGCACGCAGACCGATCGGTCTATCAGAGCTGA
- a CDS encoding zinc-binding dehydrogenase: MKAAVFHGAGRIEMHADVVRPKPAPGEVLVRVAACGICGSDLHIYREQSAVTEALYYGTLRIDADGKRIIGHEYSGVIAELGADVTEFRVGERVVGVTAGGGMAEYVSVPASPFQLARVPDTVSLDEAATTEPLADGLQMVRKAAAQPGENVVVFGAGIIGLGVIQALRAKVPEHGRIVAVDVSAPRLAMALELGATDAIDASREDVVAAAGRICGTLEWPFPQMCPPNVAVVIDCAGYIKGISGPPPLQTALELLRPRDGRIVCFGTFEDRVLLDLAHLIDKEPTIHGSMGYLPQELDQALELMASGKLDRRKLISHRFALDEVHEAFEVQAGGKAIKVMVMVNEELQ; the protein is encoded by the coding sequence ATGAAGGCAGCCGTATTCCACGGCGCAGGCCGTATCGAGATGCATGCCGACGTCGTGCGCCCGAAGCCGGCACCGGGCGAGGTGCTGGTGCGGGTGGCTGCTTGCGGCATCTGCGGCAGTGATCTGCACATCTATCGTGAACAGTCGGCGGTGACCGAGGCGCTGTACTACGGCACCTTGCGCATCGACGCCGATGGCAAACGCATCATCGGTCATGAGTACAGCGGTGTGATCGCCGAGCTGGGTGCAGACGTCACGGAGTTTCGCGTCGGCGAGCGGGTGGTCGGCGTTACGGCCGGTGGTGGCATGGCCGAGTACGTGTCAGTGCCGGCTTCGCCGTTCCAGCTTGCAAGGGTTCCGGACACCGTATCACTCGATGAGGCAGCAACGACCGAGCCGCTGGCCGATGGGCTGCAAATGGTGCGCAAGGCTGCTGCGCAGCCCGGCGAGAACGTGGTGGTCTTCGGTGCAGGGATCATCGGACTTGGCGTCATCCAGGCGCTGCGGGCGAAGGTGCCTGAACACGGCCGGATCGTCGCGGTCGACGTCTCGGCGCCACGGCTGGCGATGGCGCTCGAGCTGGGTGCAACCGATGCAATCGACGCCAGCAGGGAGGATGTCGTCGCGGCGGCAGGCAGGATCTGTGGAACGCTCGAATGGCCATTCCCGCAGATGTGTCCGCCCAACGTGGCGGTCGTGATCGACTGCGCCGGCTATATCAAGGGCATTTCGGGGCCGCCGCCGCTGCAGACTGCGCTCGAACTGCTGCGACCTCGCGATGGTCGCATCGTCTGCTTCGGTACCTTCGAGGACCGGGTGCTGCTCGATCTGGCGCACCTCATCGACAAGGAGCCGACGATCCACGGTTCCATGGGTTATCTCCCGCAGGAACTGGACCAGGCGCTCGAGCTGATGGCGTCGGGAAAGCTCGATCGACGCAAGTTGATTTCGCATCGCTTTGCACTCGACGAGGTGCACGAGGCCTTCGAGGTGCAGGCAGGTGGCAAGGCAATCAAGGTCATGGTCATGGTGAACGAGGAGCTGCAATGA
- a CDS encoding TonB-dependent receptor, translating into MKHVPIFVMMTALGATTMAAAQEAGEAKGTTGAVSTLEEIVVTAQRREENLQVVPLAVTALSAETLANFRVTGMHDLSGLSPNLHIGHQGLQSTPTISLRGITSGTSQNTVDPKVGLYLDGVYIGRSVGAIFDLADIERVEVLRGPQGTLFGRNATGGAISLVTAAPAGEFGFRQDISLGNNAARRARTVIDFPALGSLAMKFSYLHDEDDGTARNLIAGNRIDLRARDPRLGQLRYAKRLGSKDVDAYQFAARFDAADSLVFDYRFDYTDSETTSNPMQILGVVGDTAALVQGIFAFQPYFGGQTNQSLKRLDRVANASSVESLTIQGHNLTVSWDAAPGLNLKSITAYREMEQDPTIQDLAASGGLRFTVQQLGALLSGDPASIAAIPTMPVGPNDSFFTLLTARETSQRQFTQELQLTLTRDAFDLVAGAFYFDEHSPAISALGIFQPVANGVVIPTPLDGVFGSGVNESIADNRSLAVYSQGTWHVNERFDVTLGARHTRDKRETDLIQAGAAGAGGLLQPGVYKKDFSNTSYAFNLAYHLSEATMAYARIASGYVSGGQLDAIPYGPEKLINYEVGLKSQLFENRLRLNAAAFYMDYKDLQIQSFQNGVLRFDNAGRAKIHGLEIEVDAVPFDGLSVGGSFGYQKVEYKKFVTAGVDIADIAQQQYTPKYDARLYGQYDFAPLASGSNAYLRLDLVGQSKAALGILQSGVREVDRVAFEKAHTLVDLRLGLKQVPAGGFRLDTSLWAHNLLDEDDVLVFSPTAINRAGSYLPGRTYGIDFTARW; encoded by the coding sequence ATGAAACACGTACCGATCTTCGTGATGATGACTGCCCTGGGTGCGACGACGATGGCCGCAGCCCAGGAGGCCGGTGAGGCGAAGGGCACGACAGGAGCGGTTTCGACGCTCGAGGAGATCGTGGTCACCGCACAGCGTCGCGAAGAAAACCTGCAGGTGGTACCACTCGCGGTGACGGCCCTGTCGGCAGAGACTTTGGCCAACTTTCGTGTCACGGGCATGCACGACCTCTCGGGGTTGTCTCCCAACCTGCACATTGGCCACCAGGGCCTGCAGTCCACCCCGACCATTTCCTTGCGCGGGATCACCTCGGGTACCTCGCAGAACACGGTCGATCCGAAGGTTGGTCTCTACCTGGACGGGGTCTATATCGGACGAAGCGTCGGGGCGATTTTCGATCTCGCCGACATCGAGCGGGTGGAGGTGTTGCGCGGTCCGCAGGGTACGCTCTTCGGGCGCAACGCCACCGGCGGGGCCATCAGCTTGGTCACTGCGGCACCAGCCGGAGAGTTCGGATTCAGGCAGGACATTTCGCTTGGAAACAACGCTGCACGGCGCGCGCGCACCGTGATCGACTTCCCGGCTCTTGGCTCCCTGGCAATGAAATTCTCCTATCTGCACGACGAAGACGACGGCACGGCCAGGAACCTGATTGCCGGCAACCGGATCGACCTGCGGGCACGTGATCCGCGCCTGGGCCAACTGCGTTATGCCAAGCGGCTTGGATCGAAGGATGTCGATGCCTACCAGTTCGCCGCGCGTTTCGACGCCGCCGATTCGCTGGTCTTCGACTACCGCTTCGATTACACCGACAGCGAAACGACGTCCAATCCCATGCAGATCCTCGGGGTCGTGGGGGATACCGCAGCACTCGTTCAGGGCATCTTCGCCTTCCAGCCCTATTTCGGCGGGCAGACGAACCAGAGTCTGAAGCGCCTCGATCGGGTGGCCAATGCGAGCAGCGTCGAGTCGCTCACGATCCAGGGGCACAACCTGACCGTCAGTTGGGACGCGGCTCCCGGCCTGAACCTGAAGAGCATCACGGCGTACCGGGAGATGGAGCAGGATCCGACCATCCAGGACCTGGCTGCCAGCGGCGGATTGCGTTTCACCGTGCAGCAGCTCGGGGCGTTGCTGAGTGGTGATCCGGCAAGCATCGCAGCGATTCCAACCATGCCCGTGGGGCCGAACGACAGCTTTTTCACCTTGCTCACGGCGCGCGAGACATCGCAGCGGCAATTCACCCAGGAGCTGCAACTGACCCTTACGCGTGACGCATTCGATCTGGTGGCCGGTGCGTTCTACTTCGATGAGCACTCTCCGGCCATCAGCGCGCTCGGCATTTTCCAGCCGGTGGCCAACGGTGTGGTGATTCCCACGCCTCTCGATGGCGTCTTCGGCAGCGGTGTGAACGAGTCGATTGCCGACAACCGTTCGCTGGCGGTCTATTCGCAGGGCACCTGGCACGTGAACGAACGTTTCGATGTCACGCTGGGCGCCCGCCATACCCGTGACAAGCGCGAGACGGATCTCATCCAGGCGGGAGCGGCCGGTGCTGGCGGGCTGCTGCAGCCAGGCGTCTACAAGAAGGATTTCAGCAACACGAGCTACGCATTCAACCTTGCCTATCACCTGAGCGAAGCCACGATGGCTTACGCGCGGATTGCCAGCGGCTACGTGTCCGGCGGGCAACTCGATGCAATCCCGTACGGCCCGGAGAAGCTCATCAACTATGAGGTCGGGCTGAAGTCACAGTTGTTCGAGAATCGATTGCGCTTGAATGCGGCCGCGTTCTACATGGACTACAAGGACCTGCAGATCCAGAGCTTCCAGAATGGCGTGCTGCGTTTCGACAATGCGGGCAGGGCAAAGATCCATGGGCTCGAGATCGAGGTGGATGCCGTGCCGTTCGATGGGCTCAGTGTCGGCGGCAGCTTCGGATACCAGAAGGTCGAGTACAAGAAGTTCGTTACCGCCGGCGTGGATATCGCCGATATCGCGCAGCAGCAGTACACGCCGAAGTACGACGCGCGACTGTACGGCCAGTACGACTTTGCCCCCCTCGCGTCGGGATCGAATGCTTACCTGAGACTCGATCTCGTCGGTCAGTCGAAGGCAGCCCTGGGCATCCTGCAATCCGGGGTGCGTGAAGTCGACCGGGTCGCCTTCGAGAAGGCGCACACGCTGGTGGATCTGCGCCTGGGACTGAAGCAGGTGCCCGCGGGCGGTTTCCGACTGGATACCTCGCTGTGGGCGCACAACCTGCTTGATGAAGATGATGTGCTGGTCTTCTCGCCAACGGCAATCAACCGCGCCGGAAGCTACCTGCCGGGACGTACCTATGGCATCGATTTCACCGCACGCTGGTAG